A genomic segment from Spinacia oleracea cultivar Varoflay chromosome 3, BTI_SOV_V1, whole genome shotgun sequence encodes:
- the LOC110802036 gene encoding probable inorganic phosphate transporter 1-3 — protein sequence MVQGQQLEVLKALDVAKTQWYHFTAIVIAGMGFFTDAYDLFCISLLTKLLGRIYYNVPGSSKPGALPINVAAAVSGVALCGTLAGQLFFGWLGDKMGRKKVYGITLVMMVCMSIASGLSFGKSAKAVMTTLCFFRFWLGFGVGGDYPLSATIMSEYANKKTRGSFIAAVFAMQGMGILAGGIVSLIVASAFEAKFKPPPFKVNAVASLPPESDFIWRIVLMFGAFPAATTYYWRMQMPETARYTALVAKNAKQAAADMSKVLKTEIEAEEEMVEKIGKTQQNQFGLFTKEFARQYGVRLLGTTSTWFLLDIAFYSQNLFQKDLFTSVGWIPPAAEMNAIREVYMVARAQTLIALCGTVPGYWFTVAFIDVIGRWWIQMMGFFFMTVFMFAIAFPYNYWSKKENRIGFIIMYGLTFFFANFGPNATTFVVPAEVFPARLRSTCHGISAATGKAGAIVGAFGFVYASQDPDPAKRDHGYPAGIGKSKSLIVLGVINFIGMLCTLMVPESMGKSLEELAGEVDVEDVEDEHKGSA from the coding sequence ATGGTGCAGGGACAACAGTTAGAAGTGCTAAAAGCACTTGATGTCGCGAAAACCCAATGGTACCATTTCACGGCAATTGTGATTGCTGGTATGGGTTTCTTCACAGATGCATACGATCTGTTTTGCATCTCCTTGTTGACCAAGCTTCTTGGTCGCATTTACTATAATGTTCCTGGATCGAGTAAGCCCGGTGCATTACCTATTAATGTCGCTGCTGCTGTAAGTGGAGTAGCACTTTGCGGTACTCTAGCAGGCCAACTCTTCTTTGGTTGGCTCGGAGACAAGATGGGGAGGAAGAAGGTGTACGGTATCACCTTGGTTATGATGGTTTGCATGTCCATCGCTTCTGGTCTTTCCTTTGGAAAAAGTGCAAAGGCTGTCATGACAACCCTTTGCTTCTTCCGTTTTTGGCTTGGGTTTGGTGTTGGAGGAGATTACCCTCTATCCGCCACCATCATGTCTGAGTATGCTAACAAGAAGACTCGTGGAAGTTTCATCGCCGCTGTCTTTGCCATGCAAGGCATGGGTATCTTGGCTGGTGGGATTGTTTCCTTGATAGTTGCATCCGCATTTGAGGCCAAATTCAAGCCTCCCCCATTCAAAGTCAATGCGGTTGCCTCCCTCCCACCGGAATCTGACTTTATCTGGCGTATTGTCCTGATGTTCGGAGCCTTTCCTGCTGCTACAACATACTATTGGCGTATGCAGATGCCTGAGACTGCTCGGTACACCGCCCTTGTAGCCAAGAATGCCAAGCAGGCTGCCGCAGACATGTCCAAAGTCCTCAAAACTGAAATAGAAGCTGAGGAGGAGATGGTTGAAAAAATAGGTAAAACTCAACAGAACCAATTTGGGCTATTCACAAAAGAATTTGCTCGCCAATATGGTGTTCGCCTCTTGGGAACCACCAGTACTTGGTTCTTACTCGACATTGCATTTTACAGTCAAAATCTTTTCCAAAAGGATCTTTTTACCTCTGTTGGTTGGATTCCACCAGCAGCAGAAATGAATGCTATCAGGGAGGTGTATATGGTTGCAAGGGCTCAAACCTTGATCGCTCTTTGTGGAACAGTCCCGGGATACTGGTTCACTGTTGCTTTCATAGACGTAATTGGAAGATGGTGGATTCAAATGATGGGATTCTTTTTCATGACTGTTTTCATGTTTGCCATTGCATTCCCCTATAATTACTGGAGTAAGAAGGAGAATCGTATTGGATTTATCATAATGTACGGGCTCACATTCTTCTTTGCCAACTTTGGTCCAAATGCCACCACTTTCGTGGTGCCAGCTGAGGTTTTCCCAGCTAGGTTGAGGTCTACTTGCCATGGTATATCTGCGGCAACTGGAAAAGCTGGGGCTATAGTAGGAGCCTTCGGGTTTGTGTACGCCTCACAAGATCCTGATCCGGCAAAGAGAGATCACGGATATCCGGCGGGTATCGGAAAGAGTAAGTCTCTTATCGTGCTCGGTGTTATCAACTTCATTGGTATGCTCTGCACATTGATGGTGCCCGAATCAATGGGTAAGTCTCTTGAAGAATTAGCCGGTGAGGTCGACGTAGAAGACGTTGAGGATGAACACAAGGGATCTGCTTGA
- the LOC110802035 gene encoding probable inorganic phosphate transporter 1-3 has protein sequence MAKEQQLHVLKALDVAKTQWYHFTAIIIAGMGFFTDAYDLFSISIVTKLLGRIYYTTPNPTRPGSLPINVSAAVNGVAFCGTLAGQLFFGWLGDKMGRKSVYGITLLLMTFCSIASGLSFGSTPKGVMTTLCFFRFWLGFGIGGDYPLSATIMSEYANKKTRGAFIAAVFAMQGVGILTGGIVALIVSAGFESKYHPPSFEEDPARSLTPEADYIWRVVLMFGAIPAAMTYYWRMQMPETARYTALVAKNANKAAEDMSKVLNVEIEGEDDKLQRIVQDERNTFGLFSAQFARQYGLRLLGTTSTWFLLDIAFYSQNLFQSNIFSSIGWLPDASKMSAIREVYKVARAQTLIALCGTVPGYWFTVGLIDIMGRFAIQMMGFFFMTVFMFAIAIPYEHWQQRANRVGFLVMYGLTFFFANFGPNSTTFVVPAEIFPARLRSTCHGISAAAGKAGAIVGAFGFLYASQDKNPARRSQGYPPGIGQKNSLIVLGVINFLGMVFTLLVPEPKGMSLEEASGEATAESDDHDNEFDIPKRFEGTNRSDIGMDLSGS, from the exons ATGGCAAAAGAACAACAGTTGCACGTTCTTAAGGCACTTGATGTAGCTAAAACACAATGGTATCACTTCACTGCGATTATCATTGCCGGTATGGGATTTTTCACAGACGCCTATGATCTTTTCAGCATTTCCATAGTCACAAAACTCCTCGGACGTATATACTACACTACTCCGAACCCAACAAGGCCCGGATCTTTACCCATCAATGTCAGTGCTGCTGTCAATGGTGTAGCCTTTTGTGGCACCCTTGCAGGGCAACTATTCTTTGGGTGGCTTGGTGACAAGATGGGTAGGAAGTCGGTTTATGGCATCACCTTACTTTTAATGACCTTTTGTTCCATCGCCTCTGGCCTATCCTTCGGTAGCACACCAAAAGGTGTCATGACAACTCTTTGTTTCTTTAGATTCTGGCTTGGGTTCGGCATTGGTGGGGACTATCCACTATCTGCCACAATCATGTCTGAGTATGCTAACAAAAAGACACGCGGAGCATTCATCGCAGCGGTTTTTGCTATGCAAGGGGTAGGGATCTTAACCGGAGGTATTGTGGCACTTATTGTGTCAGCAGGGTTCGAGAGCAAATACCACCCACCTTcatttgaagaagatccagcTCGATCACTTACACCTGAAGCTGACTACATTTGGCGAGTTGTGTTGATGTTTGGAGCAATTCCTGCTGCCATGACTTACTATTGGCGTATGCAAATGCCTGAGACTGCTAGGTACACTGCACTGGTAGCCAAAAACGCTAATAAAGCTGCTGAGGATATGTCCAAGGTGTTAAACGTTGAAATCGAAGGTGAGGATGACAAGCTTCAGAGAATAGTCCAAGATGAAAGGAACACCTTTGGACTCTTCTCTGCACAATTCGCTCGACAGTACGGCTTACGTCTTCTTGGTACTACTAGTACATGGTTCTTACTTGACATCGCGTTTTACAGTCAAAACCTTTTCCAAAGCAACATATTTAGCTCTATTGGATGGCTTCCTGACGCGTCTAAGATGAGTGCCATCCGAGAAGTGTACAAGGTTGCTAGAGCACAGACCTTAATCGCGCTATGTGGAACAGTCCCAGGTTACTGGTTCACCGTTGGATTAATTGACATCATGGGAAGATTTGCTATCCAAATGATGGGTTTCTTCTTTATGACAGTGTTCATGTTTGCCATCGCTATCCCCTACGAACATTGGCAACAAAGGGCAAATAGGGTTGGATTTCTAGTCATGTATGGTCTCACTTTCTTTTTTGCCAACTTTGGGCCTAATTCAACCACATTCGTGGTACCGGCTGAAATATTCCCGGCTAGGTTGAGGTCTACTTGTCATGGTATATCAGCTGCGGCAGGCAAGGCTGGGGCAATTGTAGGTGCATTTGGTTTTTTGTATGCATCCCAGGATAAGAACCCGGCTAGGAGGAGTCAAGGTTACCCACCGGGAATTGGGCAGAAAAATTCACTAATTGTCCTTGGTGTGATAAATTTTTTAGGTATGGTTTTCACCTTGTTGGTCCCTGAGCCTAAGGGTATGTCGCTTGAAGAGGCGTCCGGCGAGGCTACAGCCGAATCCGACGATCATGATAATGAATTTGATATCCCAAAAAGGTTTGAAG ggacgaatcgaagcgacatagggATGGATCTTAGTGGATCGTGA
- the LOC110802002 gene encoding probable inorganic phosphate transporter 1-4 has product MPQEQLKVLNALDVAKTQWYHFTAIVIAGMGFFTDAYDLFSISLVTKLLGRIYYTHPGSLKPGTLPPNVSAAVNGVAFCGTLSGQLFFGWLGDKMGRKKVYGMTLMMMVVCSLASGLSFGNEPKSVMATLCFFRFWLGFGIGGDYPLSATIMSEYSNKKTRGAFIAAVFAMQGFGNLTGGIFALIVASAFKAAFPAPSYEVNAAASLVPQADYVWRIILMFGAIPAVMTYYWRMKMPETARYTALVANNAKQAAADMSKVLQVEIQEDQEKAVVEKKKNQFGLFSKQFMKRHGLHLLGTALCWFLLDIAFYSNNLFQKDIFTAVGWLPKAQTMSAVQEVYMVARAQTLVSLCGTVPGYWFTVAFIDILGRFFIQLMGFLFMTGFMFGLAIPYNHWTKPGNHIGFVVMYAFTFFFANFGPNATTFVVPAEIFPARLRSTCHGISAAAGKAGAIIGAFGFLYLAQSPDATKTDAGYPPGIGVKNSLMILGGICALGFFATFLVPEANGISLEEMSGENEDQSEDEYQTAGVDNRTVPV; this is encoded by the exons ATGCCACAAGAACAGCTAAAAGTGCTGAATGCACTTGATGTAGCAAAAACACAATGGTATCACTTCACTGCAATCGTCATTGCTGGAATGGGTTTCTTCACAGATGCCTATGATCTATTCAGCATTTCCTTAGTCACGAAACTCCTCGGTCGAATTTACTACACTCATCCTGGTTCACTTAAACCAGGGACATTACCTCCTAATGTCTCAGCTGCTGTCAATGGTGTCGCCTTCTGCGGGACTCTCTCAGGACAGCTCTTCTTCGGGTGGCTCGGTGACAAAATGGGTCGGAAAAAGGTATATGGTATGACCCTAATGATGATGGTTGTATGTTCATTAGCTTCAGGTCTTTCCTTTGGGAATGAGCCTAAAAGTGTAATGGCAACCCTTTGCTTCTTTCGGTTTTGGCTCGGGTTTGGTATTGGTGGAGATTACCCACTTTCTGCAACGATTATGTCTGAGTATTCGAATAAGAAGACCCGTGGAGCGTTTATTGCTGCAGTTTTTGCTATGCAAGGGTTTGGAAACTTGACTGGTGGTATTTTTGCTCTTATTGTTGCGAGTGCCTTTAAGGCTGCATTCCCTGCTCCCTCCTATGAGGTTAATGCAGCTGCTTCATTGGTTCCACAAGCTGACTATGTGTGGAGGATTATCCTCATGTTTGGTGCCATTCCTGCTGTTATGACTTACTATTGGCGTATGAAGATGCCTGAAACTGCTCGTTACACTGCTCTTGTTGCCAATAATGCTAAACAGGCCGCCGCAGACATGTCCAAG GTATTACAAGTAGAAATCCAGGAAGACCAAGAAAAAGCAGTagtggaaaagaaaaagaaccaaTTTGGTTTATTCTCAAAGCAATTCATGAAGAGACATGGACTTCACTTGTTAGGAACAGCCCTCTGCTGGTTCTTACTAGACATCGCATTCTACAGCAACAATCTCTTCCAAAAAGACATCTTCACCGCAGTAGGATGGCTACCAAAAGCTCAGACAATGAGCGCAGTTCAGGAAGTCTACATGGTGGCTAGAGCCCAAACATTAGTCTCCCTTTGTGGAACTGTCCCAGGTTACTGGTTCACTGTCGCATTCATCGACATCTTAGGTCGTTTCTTCATTCAATTGATGGGATTCCTCTTTATGACTGGGTTCATGTTTGGCCTTGCCATCCCTTACAACCACTGGACCAAACCAGGAAACCATATTGGGTTTGTTGTCATGTATGCTTTCACTTTCTTTTTCGCCAACTTCGGGCCCAATGCTACAACTTTCGTGGTACCTGCTGAGATCTTCCCAGCCCGGTTGAGGTCCACTTGCCATGGAATATCAGCTGCAGCAGGGAAAGCCGGTGCTATTATCGGGGCATTCGGGTTCTTGTACTTGGCCCAGTCACCTGATGCAACAAAGACTGATGCAGGGTACCCTCCTGGTATTGGAGTTAAGAATTCTCTGATGATATTGGGTGGAATTTGTGCACTTGGATTCTTTGCTACCTTCCTTGTGCCTGAAGCTAATGGAATTTCATTAGAAGAAATGTCTGGCGAGAATGAGGATCAGTCTGAAGACGAGTATCAGACTGCTGGAGTTGATAACAGAACTGTTCCAGTTTAA